The DNA window TAGAGGGGCTGGCGCTGGAGTCTCATTGCCAGGtggagcctgccctggctctgttgGGTGCTGctaagggcagggcaggggccttggAGCCTGGCCTGCAGTGACTGGCCTCGGGGTGGGGGGCCCTCTTGGCAGCAATTTGCCCCCTTCAAATGACTCCCTTGGTAGAAAAAGGGGCTGCAGGCTGGCGTGTGAAAGGCAGGTGCCCTCGGCTGCACATACCGCTGCACCTGCTCCATGCTTCAGCACCACGGGCCAGGGCAGAGCTGAATGGAGAGCTGGGGTGGGTGAGAACGCTGCTGTTCCAGCACAGATCCTGCCACTTCCTTGCCCAAGCATGGCACACCGGGAGGGGGGCTCCAGCCAGCcttgtggagggggggggggaagtggtagacatgatAATCTTGACTTTAGTGAGACTTCTGATACTGTCccgcatgactttctcataaacaactAGGCAAatccaacctagatggagctactataagtgggtgcaaaactggttggaaaattccTCCCCGAGAGGAGTTATCAGTGgctcagtcatgctggaagggcagagcgagtggggtcctgcagggctcGGTtctattcaacatcttcatcagtgatttagctTATGGCACAAAGAGCGTAGTTGTACAGTCTGCAGGCGAtaaccaagctgggaggggttgccagTGCTTTAgaaaacaggattaaaattcaaaatgatctggacagacAGGaggaatggtctgaagtaaataggatgaaattcaataaggacaaatgcaaagtgttccttcctaagtggagcaatcagttgcatacaCAGACAATGGGAAATGACCGcttaggaaggagcactgcaggaagggatctggggtcatagtggaccagaAGCTAAATCCAAGTCAACACTgtagcaaaaaaagcaaacgtcagtctgggctgtattagcaggagtgttgtaagcaagacatgagaagtgattcttctgctctgctccgCTCCGCCCTGATAGCGCCTCAACTGGAGTGTCAGATCCAGTTCTGGGCgccccatttcaggaaagatggggacaaattggagaaagtgcagagaagagcaacaaaaatgatgaaaggtctagaaaacatgagctctgagggaaaattgaaaacactgggtttgtttagttaccaggaggaggcagaaaaattattgttcttaacctgtgaggctaggacaagaagcaatgggcttaaagtgcagcaagggaggtttaggttggacattaggaaaaacttcctgtcagggagctaagcactggaataaattgcccagggaggttgtggaatctccttccttggagatgtttaagagcaggttggacaaacgcctgtcagggatgggctagatagTCCTTAGTCCTGCCACCAGTGcagggcctggactagatgacctctcgaggtcctttccagccctgtgATAACTCAGGGCCCTGGGTGTCGAGGCGACAGTCCAGAGAGCCCTCTTCAGTCAGTAACACAAGACTCGGCTGCCTGGTGTGGCCAGATCTGGGCCCCCCGTGCAGCGCTGGTCACCCTGTCACACAGGGCAACCGAGTACGGCTTCGGAGAAGGGTGATGAGACACATCAAAGGCCTGGGGAAAACTTGTGAAAAGGctgggctgctgctctgagcacctaggctgggcaaactttttggcctgagggccacatcgggtttcagaaattgtatggagggctgagtaggggaggctgtgcccccccagacagccaggcatggccccacctgtcagggttccttccccactctgaactctagggtacagatgtggggacccgcatggaacaccccctaagcttattcttaccagcttaggttaaaaacttccccaaggtacaaactttgccttgtccttgaacagtatgctgccaccaccaagtgtgttaaacaaagaacagggaaagagcccacttggagacgtcttcccccaaatatccccccaagccctacaccccctttcctggggaggcttgagaatagtctcctcaccaattggttacaaaaactTCAAAGATCTAaaccctgggtcttggaacaatggaaacaTCAATCAGtttcttagaagaattttaaagaaaaggtaaaagaatcacctctgaaaaatcaggatggaaaatactttacagggtaatcagatttaaaacacaggatccccctctgggcaaaaccttaaagttacagaaaaccagaataaacctccctcctaacacagggaaaattcacataaaacaaaagataaactaacccaccttgcctggcttactgatagtggttgcaatattggagacttggattagggtGGGTTGgggaagatggatttctgtctggcctctctcagtcccaagagagaacaaccacgtgaACAaggagcacaaacaaaagcctttcccccccccccccaagatttgaaaggtttcagagtagcagccgtgttagtctgtatccgcaaaaagaacaggaggacttgtggcactttagagactaacaaatttatttgagcataagctttcatgagcgacagctcacttcatcggatgcattcagtggaaaatacagtggggagatttatacacacagagaacatgaaacaatgggtgttaccatacacactgtaaggagagtggtcaggtcaggtgagctattaccagcaggagagctggggggggagggagtggatgggtcattacacaaagtaaaactattctccccgctcccctccctccccccgttcttgtcaactgctggaaatggcccaccttgattatccctacaaaaggttttttttctctcccgctggtaatagctcaccttacctgatcaaaaagagaaaaggaggacttgtggcaccttagagactaacacatttatttgggcctaagctttcgatgcatccgatgaagtgagctgtagctcacgaaagcttaggctcaaataaatgtgttagtctctaaggtgccacaatccTCCTTTttgcaagatttgaaagtatctggtcTCCTTGTTGGTCATTGTGggcaggtgccagcgaggttctcTTAGCtccttaatcctttacaggtgaaagggttttgcctctggcctggagggattttatagcactgtacacagaaaggtggttacccttccctttatatttatgacccccgcctgcttctcaccccctgatggctcccccgggactccttccCATGCCAACCTCCCCCATTCTGTAACAGCCCCCTAagtacccctgccccatccacccccactgcTCTTGGTCCTCTGATCACCCCCagacccctaactgcccccaccactccatccaaccccttctccttcctgactgcccctgttccccgccctgacccctgtccacacccctccctgccctctatccaatccccacctgctccctgccccattaccgcgctgcctggagcaccggtggctggcagcgtggctgcactaggacaggcagccgcgccaCAGAGCACGGGTCAGGCTGGGGTCTGCTGCCCAGAGCGTTGCGCCGGCAGCGAGGTGACGCTgcggggaggggacggggggggactagcctcccgggccaggagctcaggagccgggcaagatggtcccacgggccgcatgtggcctgcCATTTGCCCATCTCTGACCTAGGCTGTCTCTTGACACAGAACAGGGACGTCTGATGAAACGGAGGATTTGAAACCACGCTGAGGAAATACTTGTTCATGCCATgggtaattagactgtggaactcatggcCACCGGACATTGTTGAGGCTAAGATCCTTAAGCTCATGACCCACCTGAGGCCACAGAGATGGGACCCTTCCAGCTCCTCGCTCATACAGGAAAATGGCTGTTGCCTGTGTTGGGCCCTGCAggcaggctctggcctggtgcCCTGTGCCCACCATGCTGGGTGAGGGGGCTGGGCATGGCACCCTCTCCCCAGCAAGCTGTGGCCAGGCAGTGGCAgacagggcctggctgctggtcTGGTGCTAGGCCAAGCTGGACCATGCATGGCCAGGTGGAGCTGAGCCAGGCCCCTGGCAGGGTAGCTGAGGGGCTGCTGTTATGGCCTGGCTATAAGCCCCAATCTCTGGGTGAGtctcactgcccccccacaccccttatGGGAAACGGGCCTCAGCGTGCTGAGCCGAGTGTCCAGGGCTGGTGCTGGtccccagccccttccttctcaccccctgctctgctggaGTTTCCCAGGCTGGGTCTGGCCTGAAGAAGGGCTGGATGATTTTTGGGGCAGGGCCTACAGCTCTGCCCAGTTGTGCTGGGCCCCCCGAATGACCAGAGTGACAGAATTAACCATCCTGCATTGCTTGTAGGCTTCAGAGTGAACATCCCAATGCAGTGAATGGCAGCAGCTCTGGAGCCAGACGTTGGAGCTGGCAGTTGGTTCAGCCAGAGCCGGCTTTCCTGGCAGGGTGTGAGGCAAGGCTGGCGTGTGAGCTGGGCAGAGCCCTGCTGTGGAGAGGAGCCGGCGCTGGCTGGGGCCTTTGCACACTTGCCCGTGTTCCTGCCACTGCCTGACTTGCTTTTTCcatcccagcagctgctgctacctGTTCCTCCTACTCCCCAACCTCTTCCAGGCCCTTCTGCCGCTCGGCAGCCAAACAGGAGTTCTTCAGATGACTTGGACTGTCGGGCCCCAGCATGGGGGCTGGCCCTTTTCCCTGGCCAGCCGGGGGCAGCAGGGCCTTGCCAGGCGGCCACAGGGAAGACTCTGTCTTTTTCCACTTGTTAAAGTTTTTGCCCAAGGCTCGAGCGCTTTATTGCTTTCGTCTGGCTCTGGGGGGTGGGTGACATTTCCTGATGCTCCCCCAGGCAGGCCCCGTGGGCCCCGCTCCTGCTCCTAGCAGTGCCCAGCATTGAGgccaagccctgcccctgctcggCCCTGTGGCTATGGGCACGTTGGAGCTGGGTTCAGAGGCCGGCCTGCAGCAAGGCCCAcgccctgggggcggggagggggaggcgtgGTGGTGGTAAAGGTAAAGCAGTCCTGCCTCCCGAGCTGCAGTGTGCAGGGGGGGTGAGTACGGCTGCCTGCCCTGTGCCGACCTCGCAGGGCTCTGGTCAGTGCCCCCAGCTCAGGCAGTGCCTGCAGCCGTGGGGACACTGGCACCATGGGAGTGCGGGAGAGAGAGCCGAGGGGCTCGGTCCAGGCAGGTGATTTCGAGGGAGGCAAGGTccagggtgcagggaagggggaggcagggcCCTGGCCGCGATGGGTGCTGGAGGATGGTTGAGGCTGGAAaaacgggggggagggaagtaCCTGGAGTGTGTTTGTGCCAAGGGAGCCCCcatctcctggccagagggacaGAAACCTGGGGCCTCTCGGCCATTGTCAGGGaacatttccctctgctctggagctggagccagTGGGGAGAGACTGGCCCAGGCAGGGGTAAGTCAatgccgcccccacccccccagctgcagcctcctCTTCTGCAGTGGAGCCTGGCCAgccttcaagtccctgctcccagcactggtggggaaggggggcttgaGGCGCAGTTTGTGCAGCAGGCTCAGGtaccagtccccccccccccccccgggggctctgACCCCTGTGAAAAGCTGCCCTGCTatgttccccccccccgttctgCACGGCCACCTTGTGACTACAGCCAGGGGGTTCGATACCgtgagctgggagctgctggggcagcaggaagtggtTCCTGGGGCCACCCTGGGCACTGCCGGACCCAGCTCTCTGGCCTGGGCTGGCAGCTAAGCTGGGGGGGGCATGGACATGTGCTAGCACAAGCCCCCGCCTGGCCCCTTGTCGTTTCAATAACTGCAAAGAGTGGGATGGGGGGCTCTGAACTCACTGCCCTGGCCCAAGGCCCTGCCAGTGcagcaaggggtggggagggaagaagccTGTCCTGGGCAAGATGCTGCCTTCCCCCAGCCTGGCTCCAGTAGGGGGGGCTCCCTAGAACCCGAGTGGGGGCCTTGCAGTGCCCAGGGGCTGGGCCAACCCAGGCTCCTGGGTGCTCACCGGGTCTCTCGAAGGCAGCTGAACTGCGAATCGAGCCCCAAGGCACGGCCCAGCAGAGCACAGTGAAGGCACCGGTGCCTTTGGCCCATCGCGGCCTGGGCTACGGCCACtgagtgcaggcagggggctcagggcagggatccTGCTCCAGCCTTCAGCTGAGTTACTGGGGGGCACCTGCTCTGCCCTTATGGTACAAGCGTGTGTGtgcagggagccagggctggtgagcaggggggctggccttggcccagcagggcagggaagggggcactggcagagcgggGGGGATGTAGGACAggagcagggctgctggggagcccagggctgcagagagATGCACTGGGCCGCAGGCAGCTTTGCCACCCAGGTCACAGCTCTGGGGCTTTTAAACCCTCCTGCCCCTGGCCTGTAGCAccgagccccgccccccgggcaGCGAGGACGACTTGCAGAaagctcctggggggggggggtgttactGCTGGGACCAGGGCAGCCGGCCTGGCGGTTAGCTGCCCTTGGCAGCAGATCTGCAGAGCTGTCGGGGAGCTGATGTGACGAAAGCTGGCAGCGATAAGGGGCCCTGCTGGAGGACCcccacagggcaggagggaggttcTGCAAGGACCACCTGTGTCTGGAGCTGGGCCCCAGGGGAGGTAGGCCCttgcccaggccccagcccacACAGGACAGTACCGCAGCCCGTTCGTGTCCAGAGGAGTTTAATGACACCCCGTGCGGCCCGGTGTGGAGCCCAAGGCATGGCTCCCAAGGCAGgcagcctgctccagccccagcctgggctccgtccctgcccctcctgggcGGGGCAGGGACGGGTGAAGAGAAGCTGGAAGCTCTCTGGCCCCTGGTGCCGCCTGCAGTCCCCAGGCTGGCCTGGCGAAACGCCGGTGCCATGCAGGGCCGGTGGCTGCGCTGCGGTTACGCAAAGAGGCGGATGGTGGCGTCGGCGCCCGAGGAGAAGAGCCAGGGCTGGGTGGGATGGAAGAGGACGTCCAGCACGCCCAGGTCCCGGGCCGGCGCATGGCCCTTCAGCACCTTCACGGGCACGATCAGCGGGTTCTGCAGCAGGTCACTAGGACAAAGGGGATGGAGTAAGGGGGGGTTGTGACCCCGAGATGTGCTCGGGCACTTGGctgcccaccccacacaccctgcccACGGACATGGGATGCTCCAGTGGGGGCTGCACCCCACAGAGGGCCCAGAGATGCCCAGGGTCCGTGCCCATGGGTGGCAGTGCTGGCCCCTTGACTGCCCTCGCCCTCTAGCACTGGGGGCTGCCCTctgtcacccccctcccccagctttggtGGCACCGTGGCGCCAAGCCCTTCCCTCCCCCGGCGCCCGCGCGTACTTGTAGACCATGCCGTGGCAGACGATGACGCTCCCGTCGTCCGAGCCCGAGGCGAAGAGCGGGTAGTGCCTGTGGAAGGCCACGCTCCTCAGCGCCTTCTTGTGGTGTCTGCAAGAGACCCGCCCAAACGCCGGTCAGTGCCAGGACCCGCGggggccccccccagcaccctgcgACGGGCCcgagtggctgggtgggggctaCGGGCCCTGCCGCAACCAGCCGCTGAGCCAACTGGGACAGAGCGACGGGGTCTGACAAGCCTGCTCGCGtgctggggcagccagggggtgaGAACTGCCTTGGGGCTCCCCAAAGGAGGCAAGGAGCAGCTGATCCAGCCGAGGGAATCCGGCGCTGGGCCGGGTGAGCGGCGAGATGGCAATTGGCGGGGGGACACCTCGTCCCTACAGTGTTCTGTGGAGACCCCCAGAACGCCCCCATGCCAGAGGGGTgatggcagagctgggccttcCCTGGAGCCtgggcagggcaccagcccccaAAAGGGGAGGGAGCAGCCTGGGCGCAGATGCCCGGGGGCAGGACCAAGAGGCTGCACTGGGCCaggtggtggagggggaggtGGTGGGCCAGGTGAGCTTGAGCCCAGCTGCACTGGGCTGTGGGGAAGGcggagaggtggggctgggggaaatgggggaaggcagagaaggggtggtGCGGAGCAGGCGGGAGGGCGTGGCTGTGGGGAGGGCGGGGCAGGTGTAGGGGGGAATGCGGGGCGAGcggagggggtggctggggggaatgcgggcggggggagagggagggttgcggggggagcggggagggctGCGGGGAATGCGGGCGGGTGTAAGGGGGGCTGCGGGTGGAGGGGGGGCTGCGGGGAATGCGGGCGGATggaggggggggctgcgggtggagagggggaatggggggaatgTGGGCAGGTGTAAGAGGGGTGGCGGgtggaggggggctgcagggaatgtgggcgggtggaggggggctgcaggtggagGGGGGGCTGCGGGAATGCGGGCGGGTGGAAGGGGGGCTGCGGGTGGAGAGGGGGGCTGCGGGGAATGCGGGCAGGCGTAGGGGGCTGCGGGTGGAGGGGGGCTGCGGGGAATGCGGGCGGGTGgagagggggaatggggggaatgTGGGCAGGTGTAAGAGGGGCAGCAGGTGTAGGGGGGCGGCGGGTGGAGGCTGCGGGGAATGCGGGCAGGCATGGGGGGCTCCGGGTggagggggagctgcaggtggaggGGGGGGCTGCGGGGAATGCGGACGGGTGGAGATGGGCTGCGGGtggagaggggggctggggggaacacAGGCGGGGGGCAGCCGGGGGGCAGATGAGCTCGGGCCCCCGTGGGACGCTCACCTCAGCACGCGGTAGGGCTTGGTGGACAGGTCCAGGTCGAACCAGGCCAGTTTGCTGTCGTAGCTCCCACAGATCAGGTTGTCTCCTGCCCGAGGGAAGGGgagtgagctgggctctgccagcagCCACGGCCCCTGCAGGGGTGTCGCACGCACCGGGGTCCCcggctgcagcagccaggcccCCCGACAATGTCCCCCTGTGGCAGCGACTCGCCCCCCCACCACCAGGAACCCCCCTGACAttgcgcccctccccccaccacagcaTCACGCCCTTCTGACACCTGCCCACCCCCTGCGGCaatgtgcccccccaccccgactgTGGCCACATGGCTGAGGAGACAAGATCGTCCTGCCACCCCCCATCCTACAGgagctccccccctccctccgcagCCTGGCCGGGGCTGGGCAAAGGAGCTCGTGTCGGCCTAGTGGCTGGGCCCCATCCCCAGGACACCCCCCCGCCAAGGGAAGGCAGGGGCAGCGCCCAGAGCGGCTGCCGGGGGCCCCACGTACCTGCGGGGTGGACGGCCATGCTGGACACCCACTTGCAGTTGGTCAGCAGCTTCTTGGTGAGCTCCTGCTTGAGCAGGTTGTAGAGGCGGACGTAGCGCTGGGTGGCCACGAAGAAGAAGGGCCGCAGCGGGTGGAAGAGGACGCTCTGCACCTGCCCCTTGCTCCGGCGGAAGGGGCTCTGGCTCCAGCGCTTGCTGGCCTGGTGGATCAGCACCTGCGTGTGGCCGTCGTCAGCCAGGACGCTGGCCAGGTAGTCGCCTCTGGGGTGCCAGGTCACCTGCTTCACGGGCTGCGGGGCGGCACGGCCACATGTCAGCTCCTGCCTGGGGCCACAGGGAGCCGTGCAGCCGGGCTGGGAGATGGGGCGCCCCACGGCAGGAGCGTGGCCAGGGCTGTTTGCATGGCTCAGTCCCTGGAGCGCTCCGGGCACTCGGACCCTCCAGGAACGTGGCTCAGTCCCTGCGGCGCTCGGACCCCCCGGGAACGTGGCTCAGTCCCTGGGGCGCCCCGGGCACTCGGACCCTCCAGGAACGTGGCTCAGTCCCTTGGGTGCTCCGGGCACGGGCGCTCAGACCCCCAGGGAATGTGGCTCAGTCCCTGGGATGCTCGGACCCCCAGGGAACATGGCTCAGTCCCTGGGGCGCTCGGAGCCCCCAGGAACGTGGCCGCTGGCAGAACCCGAGCAGGCCAGGCGAGGTGACATGGGCTCAGCATTTGGGGACAACACTCACCCTCCCGCGAAGCGCTGGGAAGAGTTCCAGCCCCCCGCGCCCCAGCCCCCCCGTACCTTCCCGTGCCGGATGATCAGTCGGACACCTCTGCTGTGCTCCGCGCCGGCCGCCGTGGCCCAGGTGACGGGCTGCAGCCGCTCCTCCTCCGGCGGCACGTAGCCCTCCATCAGTTGGTCCGTGGCCGCGTACAGCAGCTTGTCCCCGAGGCAGGGGTTCACCAGCAGGACGGACTGCTCCCTGCGGGGGGCGCTGCGGGTCAGAACCGGGGACAgggcctggccctgcctccttgCCCTGCGTGCTCACGACAGCCTCGGCCAAGGCCTATGGGAAGGGGAACCAGTGCTGGGCCCCAGGGGGCCTGGCCAGTGTCCTACCTCTGCCCCTGCCAGGcagatggcaggggaagggggcaagTGATGCCTGGGGGGGCACACAGAGaggagatgggggctgggggtggccaGTGACATGGAGAccagagggaggtgggaggggtcaTCGGGCTGGGGTGGGTCACACAGAGATGAGATGGGGGGGTCACAGGGCTAGGAAGTGTCACACACAGAGGCGATCGtgtgaccccccaccccaagatgagatgggctggggggggtcacatGGAGATAAGATGGGGCAGAGGGGTCACAGTGGGGGGGTGTCAAACAGATAAGATGGGATGGGGGGTCACAGGCCGATGAGATGGGATGGGGGTCACAGGACTGGGGCGGTCACACAGAGATAAGATGGGGTGAGGGTCACAGGGCTGGGGGTCACAGAGGGGGGGTGTTAAACAGAGataagatggggtggggggtcacaCGGCGATGAGATGAGATGGGGtcacagggctggggaggggctgggggtgttaCACAGAGATAAGATGGGATGGGGGGTCACACGgcgatgggatgggatgggggtcaCAGGGCTGGGGAGCGGCTGAGGGTGTTACACAGAGATAagatgggatgggggggtcacacggcgatgggatgggatgggggtcaCAGGGCTGGGGGTCACAGCAGGGGGGTGTTACACAGAGATAAGATGGGACGGGGGGTCACACGGCGATGAGATGGGATGGGgtcacagggctggggggtgttaCACAGAGATAAGATAGGATGGGGAgctcagagggctgggggtgtcagagagaagatggggcaggggggtcaCTCACACAGCCACGGCCACCAGGCAGACGGCGGGGTTGGGGTTCCAGGCGACGCTCTTCACCACGCCCTCCACCGGGAGGGTTTTCATGCAGCGGGCGCTGCTCACCTCCCAGAACCGCACTGTGCCGTCATCGGAGCCTGCAGGAGAGGCCAGCGGGTGGGTCCCGGAacaggcaggggccaggccccGTCCCGCGCCCCCCGGCCCAGGCAGGCAGTGGGAGAGCGCTGTGTCTGGCCCCGCGGGCGCTAgctccagagcagggacaggaagggCTCCGCGGGGCATCAGGGAGCCCGTTTCTGCCCACAGCGGGGGACGCGGGGCAGCAAGGACCTACCGGGCTGGGCTGTGGCCAGAACATGGCGAGCTCCTAACAAGGCCTTGGCACCAGCTCTGGGCAGGGCCATTTATACCCGCTCGAGGGGCAGCTCAGCACCCCGGGTTCCCTGAAGGGGAAGTGGGTCAGCATGGACCCAGGATGAGCGCCCCTGCTGAGCCGCCCCCCGGCCGCACCGGGTTCCTGGCGCCGCACTGGGGCCCTGGAACTGGCCTGGCTGTGAGGGGCAAGTGccccctggagcagctgctgtcctGGCAGGTTTGCTCTGGGCCCCTGCAGAGACacagagctggggccgggtgtgAAGGGAGAGGGGCAAGCCCCTCCCACGCTCACCTTTTAACGCCTGATCTCACCCACTTTCCAAGCCTGTGGCCAGGAATCCCGCGATTGAGAAACTCCCGACAGCATGCAGGCCACCCCACGGAGCTGCCAGCCCGGAACCGCCAGAGCTCCATGTGCCGTTAACCTGCCCTCTGCTCCCAATGGCCTGCGTGCCAGCCCGCTCCCCACACCGCCCAGCCATGCAGGAGACACAGCCTCGGCGCGGGGTGCCGGAAGTGGATGGAAAAACCCATGGAATCAGGGATTGCCACGAGCGTGCGCTGGGAGGGGGCGATGGTCCTGCCTCGTGCCCAGTGGAACTCAGGACTCCGGAAGCGAGTCACTGGGCCAGCCGGAGCGGCCGGGGGTCACACAGGCAAGGTCTGGGATCGAATCTCCCCTTCCCTGGGAGCCAGCCCTAGGCCTCTCCTTCCTTCACGTCCCCTTTCAACCAGCTGGCCCCTGCCCGCTGCAGTGCCACGGGAGAGCCCGGCGGGCAGGGAGGCGGCTGCTCCTCGGGTACACACACAGCTGTGACAGACACATGCGGGGAAGCCCAGGCTGCTGGGTGCCGCCCCTCGCCCCTCGCCCACACTGAGGGGTCTGCGAGGCTCCGGGCCGGCCGGGCGCCACTCCCTGGGCACAGAGAACTTACCCGACACCAGCCACTGCCCGCTGGGGGAGATGCTGAGGCAGCGCACAAGGCTGGTGTGCCCACGGTAGACCTGGGGGAGACAATGAGATGGGTGAGGAGCCGCCAGTGCCACTCGCTGGCGTTCAGCTCACCCGGGACCCCCCTGCACACGCAGCAACGAGCCCTGGCATGGCAGCTGGGGATCCAGGTGCCCTTCTCCTCTGGCTAATGGGCTTGGGCAGCTGTGGAGGCACTGGGATGCTGATGCCAGGGCTAGCAGCTCCACGCAGCCCGAGCTCAGTCTGCTCCAGCGCCCGTCCCCAGCTCAGGCCTGCGCCTGCCAATGGCCACAgctgcctccagccctggggcagagatGAGCCCGGGCCATAGGGGAGGCTGGAGAGCGACGGACAGGCCCATGCGGGGTTTGAgagctgtgactgctgctggccacacccc is part of the Dermochelys coriacea isolate rDerCor1 chromosome 2, rDerCor1.pri.v4, whole genome shotgun sequence genome and encodes:
- the BOP1 gene encoding ribosome biogenesis protein BOP1 isoform X4, encoding MASQKKEQVQCHSLETDSMPGVQRGLPLKGEYEEDSSDEEDVRNTVGNIPMEWYQDYPHIGYDLDGKRIYKPVRTKDELDKFLDKMENPDYWRTVQDKQTGVDLRLTDEQVELVQRLQKGQFGDVHINPYEPAIDFFSSQVMIHPVTNRPADKRSFIPSLLEKEKVSKLVHAIKMGWIKPRKPKEDTPTYYDLWAQEDPNSILGRHKMHVPAPKLRLPGHEESYNPPPEYLLSEEEKLAWEQQEVAERKLNFLPQQYRCLRAVPAYARFIHERFERCLDLYLCPRQRKMRVNVDPEDLIPKLPKLRDLQPFPTTQALVYRGHTSLVRCLSISPSGQWLVSGSDDGTVRFWEVSSARCMKTLPVEGVVKSVAWNPNPAVCLVAVAVEQSVLLVNPCLGDKLLYAATDQLMEGYVPPEEERLQPVTWATAAGAEHSRGVRLIIRHGKPVKQVTWHPRGDYLASVLADDGHTQVLIHQASKRWSQSPFRRSKGQVQSVLFHPLRPFFFVATQRYVRLYNLLKQELTKKLLTNCKWVSSMAVHPAGDNLICGSYDSKLAWFDLDLSTKPYRVLRHHKKALRSVAFHRHYPLFASGSDDGSVIVCHGMVYNDLLQNPLIVPVKVLKGHAPARDLGVLDVLFHPTQPWLFSSGADATIRLFA
- the BOP1 gene encoding ribosome biogenesis protein BOP1 isoform X3 — encoded protein: MYPAIWIISAGAGMASQKKEQVQCHSLETDSMPGVQRGLPLKGEYEEDSSDEEDVRNTVGNIPMEWYQDYPHIGYDLDGKRIYKPVRTKDELDKFLDKMENPDYWRTVQDKQTGVDLRLTDEQVELVQRLQKGQFGDVHINPYEPAIDFFSSQVMIHPVTNRPADKRSFIPSLLEKEKVSKLVHAIKMGWIKPRKPKEDTPTYYDLWAQEDPNSILGRHKMHVPAPKLRLPGHEESYNPPPEYLLSEEEKLAWEQQEVAERKLNFLPQQYRCLRAVPAYARFIHERFERCLDLYLCPRQRKMRVNVDPEDLIPKLPKLRDLQPFPTTQALVYRGHTSLVRCLSISPSGQWLVSGSDDGTVRFWEVSSARCMKTLPVEGVVKSVAWNPNPAVCLVAVAVEQSVLLVNPCLGDKLLYAATDQLMEGYVPPEEERLQPVTWATAAGAEHSRGVRLIIRHGKPVKQVTWHPRGDYLASVLADDGHTQVLIHQASKRWSQSPFRRSKGQVQSVLFHPLRPFFFVATQRYVRLYNLLKQELTKKLLTNCKWVSSMAVHPAGDNLICGSYDSKLAWFDLDLSTKPYRVLRHHKKALRSVAFHRHYPLFASGSDDGSVIVCHGMVYNDLLQNPLIVPVKVLKGHAPARDLGVLDVLFHPTQPWLFSSGADATIRLFA